The Vicinamibacterales bacterium genome has a segment encoding these proteins:
- the recR gene encoding recombination mediator RecR: MSRPDPLNKLIEQLQRLPGIGAKSAQRLAFHVLKTPREDVERLAAAMREVKDRVTYCSVCSNITDTDPCYFCTDSGRDRRVICVVEEPENVTAIEKTRDFKGMYHVLMGALSPLHGVGPDDLKVKELLTRVGTGSVEEVILATNPNVEGEATAIYLAKLLKPLGVRVTRIAMGVPVGSDLEYADEFTMHKAMEGRREV; the protein is encoded by the coding sequence ATGAGCCGTCCCGATCCGCTCAACAAGCTGATCGAGCAGCTCCAGCGCCTTCCCGGCATCGGCGCCAAGAGCGCGCAGCGCCTCGCGTTCCACGTGCTCAAGACCCCGCGCGAGGACGTCGAGCGCCTCGCCGCGGCGATGCGCGAGGTGAAGGACCGCGTGACCTACTGCTCGGTGTGCAGCAACATCACCGACACCGATCCCTGCTACTTCTGCACCGACAGCGGCCGCGACCGGCGCGTCATCTGCGTCGTCGAAGAGCCGGAGAACGTCACCGCGATCGAGAAGACGCGGGACTTCAAGGGGATGTACCACGTGCTGATGGGCGCGCTGTCCCCGCTGCACGGCGTCGGCCCGGACGACCTGAAGGTGAAGGAGCTGCTGACGCGGGTCGGCACCGGCAGCGTCGAGGAAGTCATTCTCGCCACCAATCCCAACGTGGAAGGGGAGGCGACGGCGATCTACCTCGCCAAGCTGCTCAAGCCGCTCGGCGTGCGTGTGACGCGCATCGCGATGGGGGTGCCGGTCGGCAGCGACCTCGAATACGCCGACGAGTTCACCATGCACAAAGCCATGGAAGGGCGGCGCGAAGTCTAG